AAGACGGACCCGGCGGCCACCGCCGGCCACACCATCGGCAGCACCACCGAGACGAAGGTCCGCCAGGACTTCGCCCCGAGGTCCGCCGAGGCGTTCAGGAGGTTGTCGGGGAGCTGGGCGAGCGCGGTGTGGATCGGCAGGACCATGTACGGCAGCCAGAGGTACGTCAGGACGACCACCGTCGCCGTGAGCCCGTACCCCGGCCCGCTCAGACCGAGCGGCCGCAGCGCCCAGTCCAGCGGCCCGCCCTCGGAGAGGATCAGCCGCCACGCGTACACCTTCACGAGATAGCCCGCCCACAGCGGCATGAGCAGCGCCACCACGAACAGCGGGCGTCGGCGCGGGTGGGCGACGCGTGCCGTGTAGAAGGCGAGCGGGAAGGCGATGACGACGCAGAGCGCGGTCACGGCGAGCGCGACGCCGACGGTGCGCAGGGCGACCGTCCGGTAGACCGGGGAGCTGACGAGTTCCTCGAAGTTCTGCGAGGTCCAGATCCGCACGACCTCGGAGGTGAAGGTGTCGGTCGACCAGAACGCGGACAGGAACAGGGCCGCGAGGGAGCCGAGGTAGGCGAGGACCAGCCAGAGCAGCGGGGCGGTGAGCAGGGCCGCGAGCCGCAGCCGGGGCCGCCGGTGCAGGGCCCCGGCGAACCGCCGGACGGCACTGCGGCCGGGGCCGGCGGCTCGCGTCGCGGACTCGGGGGAGAGCCCGGGGGAGAGTGCGGTCATGGCGTCGGGGTCAGCCCTTGATCTCGGTCCAGGCCTGGACCCACTTGGCGTACGGCACGCAGCGCGCGTCCGTCCGGCCGTCCAGGCACTGCTCGATGGGCGTGGTCCAGAAGTGGACCTGCTTCCAGTACGCCTCGTCGGCGGCGTGGAAGACGGCGCAGTGGTTCTTGTCGGCGGTCTCGGCGCAGGACTTCGCGTTGGCCGGGGCCTCGCCGAAGTACTCGGCGACCTGCGCGTTGACCTTCGGCGAGACGATCCAGTCGAGCCACTTGTAGGCGCAGGTGGGGTGCTTGGCCTTCGCGGAGACCATCCAGGTGTCCGACCAGCCGGTGGACCCCTCCTTCGGCAGGACCGCGTCGACCTTCGCACCCTCGCCCTTCGCGAGGTTGGCGATCACCTGCCAGCTGGTGCCGACGACCGAGTCGCCGCTCTTGAAGGCGGAGATCTCCTTGAGGTAGTCGCTCCAGTACTCGCCGATGTGCGCGTTCTGCTCCTTGAGCAGGGCCACGGCGGCGTCGAACTGCTTCTGGTCGAGGGCGTAGGGGTTCTTGATGCCGAGCTCGGGCTTGGTCGCCTTGAGGTACAGGGCGGCGTCCGCGAGGTAGATGGGGGAGTCGTAGGCGGTGACCTTGCCGTGGTGCGCCGAGGCCTTGTCGAAGACGGCGGACCAGGAGTCGGGCGCCGGCTTCACCTTCTCCGTGTCGTACATGAGGAGGTTGGCGCCGCGGCCGTGCGGGATGCCGTAGGCGACGCCCTTGACGGAGTTCCAGTCCTTGTTCTTGAGCCCGGCGAAGACGTCGGCGTAGTTCGGCACGAGCGCGGTGTTCACGGGGGCGGCGTCGCCGGAGGCGATCAGGCGGAGGGAGGCGTCGCCGGAGGCGGAGACGGCGTCGTACGCGCCGGTCTTCATCAGCGAGACCATCTCGTCGGAGGTCGCGGCGGTCTTGGCGTTGACCTGGCAGCCGGTCTGCTTCTCGAAGGCGCTGACCCAGTCGACCTTCGGGTCGTTGGTGCCGTCCTCGACGTATCCGGCCCAGGCGATGAGGTTGACCTCGCCCTCGGCCTTGCCGAGCGCGGTCGGCGCCTTGAGGTCGGGCGGGTTGAGGCCGCCGGACTTCCCGGAACCCGCCGGGTCGGCCGATCCGCAGGCGGTGACGAGGAGCAGCCCGGAGAGGGCGGCTGCGGTCAGGAGGGAGCGGTGCGGGCGCACGAGGTTCTCCGTTGCGTGAGGGGACGAGGCCTGACGAGACGTAGGGGGATTACGGGGTTTCCGGGGCGTCCGGGACGCGCACGGCGTGACTCGGGTGCCACTGGAGGCCGATCCGGGCGCCCCGGAAGGCGGCGAGGTCGGCGGAGGAGGTCTCCAGGTTCTGCTGGAGCGCGGTGAGGCGGCCGCCCCCGTCGAGGTCGACCAGGAAGCGGGTGGAGTCGCCGAGGTAGACGACCTCCGCGACCGTGCCGGCGGCGGTGGCGTGCCCGGGGTCGCCGGCGGCCTTGTGATCGGAGAGGATCCGGATCTTCTCCGGCCGGATGCTGTACGTGCCCGACGCGCCGACCACCCGCTGGGCGGTGTCCCCGCTCAGCAGGTTGGAGGTGCCGACGAAACCGGCGACGAACGGGGTCGCGGGGCGCTCGTAGATCTCGGCGGGGGCGGCGACCTGTTCGATCCGGCCCTGGTGGAAGACGGCGATCCGGTCGCTCATCGTCAGGGCCTCCTCCTGGTCGTGGGTGACGAACACGAAGGTGATGCCGACCTCGCGCTGGATCTCCTTGAGTTCGACCTGCATCCGCTCGCGGAGCTTGAGGTCGAGCGCGCCGAGGGGTTCGTCGAGCAGCAGCACACGGGGGCGGCCGACGAGCGCGCGGGCCAGGGCGACCCGCTGGCGCTGGCCGCCGGAGAGCTCGGCGGGCCGGCGCTTCCCGAGACCGTCGAGGCCGACCTGGGCGAGGGCGGCCCGGGAGCGCACCAGGCGCTCGGCGCGGGGCACGCCGCGGACCTTGAGGCCGTACGCGACGTTCTGCTCGACCGTCATGTGCGGGAAGAGCGCGTAGTCCTGGAAGACGGTGTGCACGTCCCGCTCGAAGGGGGCGAGCCGGGTGACGTCGCGGCCGGCCAGTTCCACGGTGCCGGCGCTCGGCGTCTCGAAGCCGGCGATCATCCGCAGCACGGTCGTCTTCCCGGAACCGGAGGGGCCGAGCATCGAGAAGAACTCGCCGTCCGCGATCTCCAGGTCCACCCCGGCCACGGCCTCGGTCCGGCCGTAGGTCTTGCGCAGTCCCGTCAGCCGGATCGCCATTCCCTCCATGGGCGGGAACCTTTCTGGTGCGGTGGAGCGTTGTTCGGACGTGGGCGTAAACATATGAAGTCATAGTTCAAATCTCAAGACCCCTTTAAGGTAAAGCCTGAGTCAACGCTCGACGCGAGGTGGTTAACCGTGAGACCGAACGGCAGGCCGGACGACGGCGGCGGCGCGGCCGGGACGGGCGCGGCCCGCAGGGCCGTCTTCAGCCCCGTCGACACCCGGGCCCGGGTCGACACCGTCGTCCGCCGCATCGGCGACGCCATCGAGCTCGGACTCCTCGCCGACGGGGAGCAGTTGCCCGGCGAGACCGAACTCGCCGGACAGCTCGGCGTCTCCACCGTCACCCTCCGCGAAGCCCTCATGGCCCTGCGGCAGCAGGGCCTCGTCACCACCCGCAGGGGCCGCGGCGGCGGCAGCTTCGTCACCCTCCCCGACAACCCCCCGCAGGAGCGGTTGCGCGCCCGCCTCGCCGACTGGTCCACCGAGGAACTCCGCGACCTCGGCGACCACTGGGCCGCCGTCTCCGGCGCCGCCGCCCTGCTCGCCGCCCGCCGCACCCAGCCCGGAGACCTGCGGCCCCTCACCCGTACGGTCGAGGAATTCGCCACCGCGGGAGACCCGGCGACGCGCAGCCGCCTCTACGGCCGTTTCCACGTCGAGTTGGCCGCCGCGGCCCAGTCCGCCCGCCTCACCCGCGAGGAGATCGCTCTCCAGACGGACCTGGGAGCGCTCCTCTGCCTGGTCCTCGACGACCCCGTCCATCTCGGCAATGTGTCGGATCGTCACCGCGCCGTGATCTCCGCCGTGCAGGATGAGGCCGACGAGCGGGCCAGAACGCTCGCCGAGACGTGCGTACGGGAGTCAGTGGGGCGGCTGATCGCGCTGCGCCTCGGCACCCCGGGCCACACAACCGAGCCTCGTCCCGAGGAGGACACGCATGGGCAGGAGCACCGGGCTCGCGGGCCCCGCGGGGGCCGTCACTGACCCGGACCGGATCGACGGGGCCGTGAGCCGCGTACGGGACTCGGACCCGGTCGACGAGGTCGTCCGCCGCGTACGGGACACCCTCGAAGAGGTCTTCGCCGCCGTCGCCGAGACCGGCGCCGACACCGAAGCCCTGCTCGCCGAGGTGTCCGGGTCCGGGCGCGAACCCGTCGCCGCCGACCTGGCGGCCCTGCGCCTCGGACTGCGCACCCTGCTCGCCCGCCACCCGCTCGTCTCCGGCGTGGGCTTCGTCGCCGCGCCGGGCCTCCTGGCCGACGTGCCGGGCTGCCTCGAGTGGTGGCAGCGCGGCTCCGACGGAGCCGTACGGCCGCTCCTGCTCGACCTCGACCCGGAGCACTCCGCCTACTCCGACTACACGCACTGGGACTGGTACACCCTGCCCCGCGAGACCGGGCGCCGGGCCGTCGCCGGGCCCTATGTGGACTACCTGTGCTCCGACGAGTACAGCCTCACCCTGTCCGCACCGGTCGGACTCGGCGGCCGCTTCGTGGGCGTGGCCGCCGCCGACGTCTATCTGCGGCACTTCGAGGCGGCCGTCCTGCCCGTGCTCCAGCGACTGCCCGTACCGGCCAGGCTCGTCAACGCGCGGGGTCGGGTCGCCGCCTCCACCGACCCGGCCCACCTCGCCGGATCCCTCACCAAGGGCCCCGACTTCGCCACCGTCCTCGCCGAACCGCCCGCCGAACACCGCGCCGACGGCCTGCGTCTGCTGCCCTGCGGCGGCACCCCGCTGGTCCTGGTCACGGCCGACGACTGAGCCGTTTCCGGCTGCCGCGACGACGCGGTCGACCTGACACGGGTCACGGGCCGTGGAAACCGGCCGACACGAGGGCGCCGTCTGCGAGGGCGGCGCTGTCGGCCGCATCCGTCGGGACGCGTCGGCGGGTGCTCAGATGGACCGCGTCCTCGGCCTCGGCGTACGCCCCCAGCATCCGGTAGCAGTATCCGGTCAGCTCTCCCCGGTACTCCTCAAGGTCCTCCGCCGTGAGCCCCGCGCCGCCGTCCCCCATGCCGTGCCCCCTTCAGTGCGTAAGCCCAGGCTGCTGACCTGGGATTTCACCCTAAGGGATCACAGACTCGCCATGAGGCCGTCGAGCGGTGCCGGTGCCCGGCCGGCGTCGAGGGCCTCCACCAGGAGGGTGCCGTAGCGGATCTTGCGGCCCTTCTTCGTGCCGAGGAAGCGCCGCAACTGCTGATGCCTGGCCCGGCCGTGCTGCGCGGGCTGGCTCAGGAAGGTCTGCCAGGGGCGCAGGTCGCCCTCCGCCTCGATGATCTCCTCGACCGTCGCCGGGCCGAGCGCACGGATGAGCTCGTCCTCCAGGTCCGCCATGCAGACGAAGAAGTCCCGGTCCGGCGCTCCGGCCCGTCGGAGGCCCCGCTCGTAGAAGCCCCGCTCCCGTTCGTCGCACAGGCCGGTCAGGCGCAGGTCGAGGCCGGGCGGTCCGAGCAGTTCGGCGTAGCGGGCGATGCTCATCGCCCCGCCCATCGACACCACGCACACGCCCTCCGCGGCGAGGTCCCGGCCGTGCCGCGCGGCCAGCGTCTCGACGGCGGCGAGGTCGCTCGGTCCTTCCAGGAGCACCGCCGTCCGCAGCCCCAGGCCCACGGCCAGCTCCCGCGCCGTGTCTCCGCCGTGATCGCCGACCGCCCAGCGGCCCATCTCTTCCTGGAACGCCCTCATGTCTGCCATGGGGCGAGTCTGCACGGCCGCGCACCCGTACGGCACCGAAATATCGGGCCCTCAGTCGTTCACGGCCGTCAGCAGCACCACCGCGTCGTCCAGGGCCGTCAGCCCGTGCCGCTCCTTGGGGAGCATCCGCAGCGTGCCCGCCGGCAGCTCCTCCGCCCACCCGGCCGCCGTCAGGTTCACCCGGCCCCGCAGCACCTGGAGGCTCGCGGCCGGCGGCGCGTTGTGCTCGTCCAGGGAGGTGCCCGAGGTCAGGGCGATGACGGTCTGCCGCAGCACCCCGTCGTGCATCACCAGATGGGCGCTGCGCCCGTGCGGTGCCGTACGGGCCGCGGCCAGGTGTTCGTCGGCGAGGGCGGTGAGGTCCAGCATCATGACTCTCCCTGCGGGATGCGCGGGCGGTTACCCCCAGCCTCGCGTGTGACGTCCCGGACGCAACTCGGGACCGCCGGTGGTGCCGCCGCCACGACCACGAGCCCGGCGACGGCGACGCACGCCCCGGCGGCGAGCAGCGCGGCCGTCCAGCCGTGCGCCGCGTACAGCCAGGACCCGGCGAGGGAGCCGAGCGCCCCGCCGCCGAACGTGGTCAGCATGAAGACCGTGTTGACCCGGGCCGCCACCGCCCGGCCGATCCCGAAGATCCGCGCCTGGCTGGCCACCTGGCAGGAGCTGACGCCGACCACAAGGAGGTTCGCCCCGGCCACCAGGGCCGCGGGGGAGTACGGGGCGAGCCCCGCCGCCGCGAGGCCGAGCCCCGCGCACACCAGGCCCCCGGCGTTCACCGCGGACGCCCCGTACCGGTCGGCGAGCGGCCCGGCCGCCGCCGAGAGCAGCGCCGCCGGCAGGGTCAGCACCCCGAAGAGGCCCGCGGCCCCCGGCCCGTACCCGAGCGGCGGGGCCGCCAGGTGGAAGGCGAGCACGGACCAGAAGACGCTGAACGCGGCGAAGACGCACGCCCCGAGCAGTGCCGAGATCCGCAGCTCCCGGTGGACCGCGAGGAGCCGGGGAAGCCCGGCCAGGAGACGGACGTACGAGAGGTCTCCCCGCGACCCGAGGCGCTCGGGCAGTCGGCGGGGCAGGACGAGGAGCAGCGCCGCCGTCGCCACGGCCGCCACCGCGTAGGCGACCCGCCAGTTGCCGCTCGCGTCGGCCACCGCGCCCGAGACCGTACGGGACAGGGTCGAGCCGAGAGTCAGGCCGAGGCCCACCAGGCCCACGACCCGGCCCTGCCGTCCGGGGCCCGCGAGCACGGCCGCCACCGGGGTGAGGATCTGCGGCAGCACCGTCGTGGTGGAGAGCGCGAGCGTCGCGAGGGCGAGGGTGACGATGTCGGGCGCCGCCGCGGCGACGAGCAGGGCGGCGCTGGTCAGGGCGAGCAGCACCGAGGTGAGGCGGCGCAGCCGCGCGGAGTCGGCGAGCGGCACGAGCAGCAGGATGCCGAGCGCGTACCCGACCTGGGCGGCCGAGGCGATGAGCCCCGCCGTCCGCTCCGACACGTCCAGACCGTGCGCCACTGCGGCGAGCAGCGGCTGCGGGAAGTAGATGTTGGCGACGGTGACCGCCCCCGCCACGGCGAGGAGCAGGACGTTCACGGGCCGGGCGGAGGTGGCGGGGGTGAGGGGACGTGGGACCACGGAGGCCCTTCCGTACGGAGGAGGGGGACCCCTCCAGACTCCCGGCCGCCACCCCGGCCGATCAAGCTGTCATCATGAAACCGGCGTTGAGTCACACTCAACGATCAGTGGACGTCGAAGGGCGGGGCCGGTGCTCGAACGGTACGAACTGGAAGCGTTCCTGACGCTCGCCGAGGAACTGCACTTCGGGCGCACCGCCGAGCGCCTCGGCGTCTCCACCGGCCGGATCAGCCAGACCGTCAAGAAGCTGGAGCGCCGCGTCGGCACCCCGCTCTTCGCCCGCACCAGCCGCAGCGTCCGGCTCACCCCCGTCGGTCACGCCCTGTACGAGGACCTCCTGCCCGCGTACCGGCAGATGCGGGCCGCCCTCGCACGCGCCACCGCCGCCGGGCGCGGCGTCCACGGCAGGCTGCGCGTCGGCTTCGCCAGCCCCTGGGGCGGCGAGAAGGTCACGGCCGCCGCCGAAGCCCTGACCGCGCTCCACCCGGGGTGCGAGATCACCGTCCGCGAGGTTCCCCTCGACGGCGGATTCCGCCCCCTCCGGGACGGCACGCTCGACGTCCAGTACGCCGCCTTCCCCGTCCGCGAGCCGGACCTCACCACCGGTCCCGTCCTCGTCACCGAGGAGCGGGTCCTGCTCCTGCCCGTCGGCCACCCCCTGGCCGGCCGTGCCTCCCTCGGCCCGGAGGACCTCGCGGGCCTCGATCTGATCGCCCCCGGCGGCGACGTCCCCCGCTACTGGACCGACCACCACTACCCCCGCAGCACCCCGTCCGGCGCCCCCGTCGGCCGCGGACCGGCCGCCAACACCTGGCAGGAGGTCCTCTCCCATGTGACCGCAGGCCGGGGCGCCTCCCCGGGGGCGGCCCGCGGTGCCCGGTACCACCCCCGGCCCGGCATCGCCTACGTCCCCCTGCACGGCACCCCGCCCCTCGAGTACGGCCTCGTGTGGCCCACCGCCGCCGACTCCGCCCTGCTCAGGGCCTTCGTGGCGGCGGTCGAAGGGCGCCCTGCGGAACGACCAGATCACCCGTCAGATGGTCGTACGCCACCTGCGCGTGAAGACGGACACCGGTGACGAGGGTGTCGTCGTCCGCGTAGAAGCGCGGGTTGTGGTTGGTGACAAGCCCGCGTCCGCCCTCCACCGGCACAGGCCGTCCCGAGGCGTTCAGCGTGGCGTCCTGGACGCCGAGCATCACGTACAGGCCGCCGAACCGGCCGATGAACTCGGAGACGTCGTCGTACCCGAGCGTCGCACCCGTCTCCACCACACGGTCCCCTCCGACCACCCGGCGGAAGGTCGGCAGCCCGGCCTCCACCCACGGCCCGCTGTTGTGCACGGGCGGCACGGACTGCAGGTACTCCACGGTGGCCGTCGCCCCGTACGCCGCCGCCGAGTGCTCGGCCAGCGTCGTCAGACGCCGCTGGACCTCGGCCATGTCGGACTCCACGGCGCAGCGGACCGTGCCCCACAGGGTCACCGTCTCGCCGATGATGTTGAAGCGGCCCACGTCCTCGACGTGACCGATCGTCACCGTGACGGGGTCGAAGGCCGAGACCTGCCGGTACAGCTGGCCGATGCCGGTGAGGACCGCGCCGACCGCCGGCATCGGGTCGACGCCCTCCCACGGCGTGGAGCCGTGCACCTGCTTTCCGGTGACGACGATACGGACCAGGGTGGACGCGCCGTACTGGTTGCCGACCCTGTACCCCACGTACCCTTTCGGATACGGCGTCACGTGCATGCCGAAGACCATCGTCGGCACCGGGTCGGCGAAGGCACCCGCCTCGACCATCGCCCGCGCCCCGCCCTCCTCCGTCACCGGCGGGCCCTCCTCGGCCGGCTGGAACACGAAGAGCACCGTCCCGGGAAGCCGGTCACGGACCCCCGCGAGCACCGTCGCCGCACCCATCAGCATCGCCGTGTGGCAGTCGTGCCCGCAGGCGTGCGACACGGGGAACGGGCCGCCCGGGTAGTCGGCGTCCACCACCTCGGAGGCGAAGTCCGTCCCGCAGAGGTCCTTCACCGGCAGCGCGTCCATGTCCGCCCGCAGTGCCACGACCCGCCCGCCGCCCGGTGCCGCCCCGCGCAGGACGCCGACGACCCCGTGCCCCGCGATGCCCGTACGGACCTCGTCGACGCCCAGGGCGCGCAGGTGGTCCGCCACCAGGCGGGCCGTGTTCACCTCCCGGTTGGGCAGCTCCGGATGCCGGTGCAGATGCCGCCGCCAGGCCACCACCTGTCCGGCCGCTGCGGCCGCCCGCTCGTCCAGTTCGTCGTGGATCGCCTCGCTGCCCAAGGGGACTCCCTCTCGTACCGGCCGGCGCCGCGGCCCGGAAACCGTGCACCGTCAGCCTGCCACCCGGGACGCGCCACGACACCGCCCCGGGCAGCCGTCCAGGCCGACCGGGGCGCTGCTGCGGCCCCGGTCGCCGGTCAGGCCGGTGTGCCCACCGCGTCCGGGCCGCTGCGCGCGATGATGGCCGCCGTGTCCACGCCGGCCGGCAGCGTGCCGAAGGCGAGGCCCCGGTCCCCGTCGAGGCGCGAGGCGCAGAACGCGTCCGCGATCGCCGGGTGTCCGTGCCGGACGAGCAGCGAACCCTGGAGGACCAGGGCGAGACGCTCGACGAGCCGCCGTGCCCCGTACGCCACCGCGTCCGGGGCGCCGAGCCCCGCGAGGTCCTTGCGGAGGCCCGCGACCGCCGCGTCGAGCCGCCGGTCGGCCCCCGCGCCCCGGTCGACCTCCGCGAAGTACGCCTCCACCGCCTCCGGCTGACGGGACATCGCCCGCAGCACGTCGAGCGCGGCGACGTTCCCGGAGCCCTCCCAGATGGACGGCAGCGGCGACTCCCGGTAGAGCCTCGGCAGGCCCGAGTCCTCGACGTAGCCGTTGCCGCCGAGGCACTCCAGGGCCTCGGCGGCGTGCGCGGGGGCGCGCTTGCAGACCCAGTACTTGGTGACCGCGAGCCCGAGCCGCCGCAGCTGCTCCTCCTCGGCGTCACCGCGGGCCGCCCGGTCCACCGCCCCCGCGAGCCGCAGCGACGCGACCGTCGCGGCCTCCGCCTCCACGGCCAGGTCGGCGAGGACGTTCCGCATCAGCGGCTGGTCCACGAGCCGCGCCCCGAACGCCTCCCGGTGCGTGGCGTGGTGCACGGCCTGCACGAGCCCGAGCCGCATCCCGGAGGCCGAGCTGATGGCGCAGTCGAGCCGCGTCATGTTGACCATCCGGATGATGGTGGCCACCCCGCGCCCCTCCTCGCCGACGAGCCGGCCGAGGGCGCCCTCGTACTCGATCTCGGAGGAGGCGTTGGACCGGTTGCCCAGCTTGTCCTTGAGGCGCTGGAGCCGGATCGCGTTGCGGCTGCCGTCGGGCAGCACCCGGGGCACCAGGAAGCAGGACAGGCCGCCGGGCGCCTGCGCCAGGGTGAGGAAGACGTCCGACATCGGCGCCGAGGTGAACCACTTGTGGCCGGTCAGCGCGTACATCCCGGGCTCGCCCGTGGGCACCGCCCGGGTGGTGTTCGCCCGGACGTCCGAGCCGCCCTGCTTCTCGGTCATCGACATGCCGGCGATGATCCCGCGCTTCTCCGTCGGCACCCGAAGGCCGAAGTCGTACGTCGAGGAGGTGAGCAGCGGCTCGTACACCTCGGCGAGCTCCGGCTGGACGCGCAGCGCGGGCACGGCCGCGTACGTCATGGAGACCGGGCACAGGTGCCCCGCGTCGGCCTGCCCCCACACGAACACCTTCGCCGCCCGTGCGACATGCGCGCCCGGCCGCTCGTCGCGCCAGGGAGCGCCGTGCAGCCCGTGCCGCACGGCCACGTCCATCAGCTCGTGCCAGTACGGGTGGAACTCGACCTCGTCGATCCGGTGGCCGTACCGGTCGTGGGTGTGCAGGACGGGGGAGTGGCGCTCGGCGAGCCGCCCCCACTCCTGGGCCTCCTCGCCCCCCGCCTTCGCCCCGAGCTCGCGGACCTCGGCCTCGGCCCAGCCCGCGCCCTCCCGGCGCAGTGCCTCCAGGAGCGCGGGGTCGGCGGAGACGTCGTAACCGGTCAGCGGCGGTACCTGATTGGTGACCTCATGCGTGGGCGGCATCCGGAACTCCCAGTGCTCGGAGGGTGAAAGTGACGAGTGCGGGTACGGTCTCGGGCCCGACGGCCCCCTCCGCCAGCGGTCCGACGAGCGCCTCGGCGCCCGCCCCGACCAGCGCCGAGGCCGTCAGGACCGGGTCCTGGGGCGGCAGCTCGCCCGCGCGCACGCCCTCCTGGACGCGCGCGGCGAACACGTCCCGGAACGTGCGCCGGAAGACGAGCCGCTCCGCGTCCACGGCAGGGTCGACCGGTTCGGCGAGCAGTGCGTAGGCGAGGCGCGGCGACTTCAGGGCGCGCTGGGCGAAGGTCTCGATGACGGCGACCACCCGCTCGGCCGCCGAACCGTGCCCAGGGTGCTCGGCCGCCTCGGAGACGGCCGCGACCTCCCGGCTCACCACGGTCCTGAACAGCTCGACGGCGAGCTCGGCCTTGCTCGGGAAGTGGCGGTACACGCTGCCCGTGGCGATTCCGGCGCGCGCGGCGACGGCGGCCATCGTGCAGCCCGCGTACCCCTGCTCGGCGAGCAGCCCGAGGGCCGCGTCGACGACCGAGGCGCGCTGGGCGTCGAGCCGGGCCTGGACGGCGGGGGTGCGTCGGTAGGGCATGGAAGGAGTGAAGCAGTGATTCATTGCTTCATCAAGAGACCCGACGAAGGCGCCTGTTCCTTCGGGAGGAGCGGGCGCCTTCGCCCGCCCCGGAAGGGGTGGGCGCCCGAGGCGGTCGGCCGGTTCGGAGGTGGCGGCCGTGGGGCACGTGGTTCCAGCCGGTACGGAACGGCGCACGCCCCCGTTCGGCTCAGGGACGGCGAACGCCCCTTCCGGGACGGGAAGGGGCGTTCGCGGAAGGCGGTCCGCTCAGCCGGTGAAGACCTCGGTCAGGGACCAGATCGCGAGCCCCGCCATGCAGACGCCGCCGATGCGCTGCACGACCTTGAGGGGGACGCGCTTGGCGATGAACCGGCCCGCGATCAGGGCGAGGGCGGAGACCGTCGTCAGGGCGGCGAAGGAACCGATCGCCGTCGACCAGGTGCCGTTGGTGGCGGCCAGGTTGGCGGTGGTGATCTGGGTCAGGTCGCCCCACTCGCTGATGAAGACGGCCATGAACGCGGTCGAGAAGACGGGCCAGAAGCCGCTGACCGTCC
The DNA window shown above is from Streptomyces vietnamensis and carries:
- a CDS encoding TetR/AcrR family transcriptional regulator; the encoded protein is MPYRRTPAVQARLDAQRASVVDAALGLLAEQGYAGCTMAAVAARAGIATGSVYRHFPSKAELAVELFRTVVSREVAAVSEAAEHPGHGSAAERVVAVIETFAQRALKSPRLAYALLAEPVDPAVDAERLVFRRTFRDVFAARVQEGVRAGELPPQDPVLTASALVGAGAEALVGPLAEGAVGPETVPALVTFTLRALGVPDAAHA
- a CDS encoding acyl-CoA dehydrogenase family protein, coding for MPPTHEVTNQVPPLTGYDVSADPALLEALRREGAGWAEAEVRELGAKAGGEEAQEWGRLAERHSPVLHTHDRYGHRIDEVEFHPYWHELMDVAVRHGLHGAPWRDERPGAHVARAAKVFVWGQADAGHLCPVSMTYAAVPALRVQPELAEVYEPLLTSSTYDFGLRVPTEKRGIIAGMSMTEKQGGSDVRANTTRAVPTGEPGMYALTGHKWFTSAPMSDVFLTLAQAPGGLSCFLVPRVLPDGSRNAIRLQRLKDKLGNRSNASSEIEYEGALGRLVGEEGRGVATIIRMVNMTRLDCAISSASGMRLGLVQAVHHATHREAFGARLVDQPLMRNVLADLAVEAEAATVASLRLAGAVDRAARGDAEEEQLRRLGLAVTKYWVCKRAPAHAAEALECLGGNGYVEDSGLPRLYRESPLPSIWEGSGNVAALDVLRAMSRQPEAVEAYFAEVDRGAGADRRLDAAVAGLRKDLAGLGAPDAVAYGARRLVERLALVLQGSLLVRHGHPAIADAFCASRLDGDRGLAFGTLPAGVDTAAIIARSGPDAVGTPA
- a CDS encoding M20 metallopeptidase family protein, translating into MGSEAIHDELDERAAAAAGQVVAWRRHLHRHPELPNREVNTARLVADHLRALGVDEVRTGIAGHGVVGVLRGAAPGGGRVVALRADMDALPVKDLCGTDFASEVVDADYPGGPFPVSHACGHDCHTAMLMGAATVLAGVRDRLPGTVLFVFQPAEEGPPVTEEGGARAMVEAGAFADPVPTMVFGMHVTPYPKGYVGYRVGNQYGASTLVRIVVTGKQVHGSTPWEGVDPMPAVGAVLTGIGQLYRQVSAFDPVTVTIGHVEDVGRFNIIGETVTLWGTVRCAVESDMAEVQRRLTTLAEHSAAAYGATATVEYLQSVPPVHNSGPWVEAGLPTFRRVVGGDRVVETGATLGYDDVSEFIGRFGGLYVMLGVQDATLNASGRPVPVEGGRGLVTNHNPRFYADDDTLVTGVRLHAQVAYDHLTGDLVVPQGALRPPPRRP